One stretch of Zingiber officinale cultivar Zhangliang chromosome 6B, Zo_v1.1, whole genome shotgun sequence DNA includes these proteins:
- the LOC121992662 gene encoding probable methyltransferase PMT2, producing the protein MAVKGNAAENRSRSSVSIFIIIGMCCFFYVLGAWQRSGFGKGDSIAIEITKQTDCTILPNLSFETHHSRSDIDDDGGAKPKTFEPCDEHYTDYTPCQVQSRAMLFPRENMNYRERHCPPEEEKLYCLIPAPRGYVAPFPWPKSRDFVPYANVPYKSLTVEKAVQNWVQFEGNVFRFPGGGTQFPQGADTYINQLASVIPINNGTVRTALDTGCGVASWGAYLLKKNVLAMSFAPRDSHEAQVQFALERGVPAIIGVLGTIKLPYPSRSFDMAHCSRCLIPWGANEGMYMMEVDRVLRPGGYWVLSGPPINWKNNYKAWLRTQEDLEEEQKKIEEIAELLCWEKVSEKNEIAIWRKRTNTDSCPLRQDEPHIRTCDASYADDVWYKKMEACIVPFPEVDNPEEVAGGELKAFPDRLNALPPTVASGSVPGFSAESFHEDNRLWRKHVKAYKRINKYLDTGRYRNIMDMNAGFGSFAAAIESPKLWVMNVVPTIAEKSTLRVIYERGMIGIYHDWCEAFSTYPRTYDLIHAQGLFSMYMNKCKMEDILLEMDRILRPEGAVIFRDQGDILVKVKRMITGMRWKTKMSDHEDGPLLQEKILVAVKQYWVVDNPKTQWEGEPDQSPVIENSNPSRGVDQPIEEQMS; encoded by the exons ATGGCTGTGAAAGGAAATGCTGCCGAGAATAGGTCCAGAAGTTCTGTTTCTATATTCATAATAATTGGCATGTGCTGCTTCTTCTATGTTTTGGGAGCATGGCAGAGAAGCGGTTTCGGGAAGGGTGATAGTATTGCTATTGAGATAACTAAACAAACTGATTGCACAATCTTACCAAATCTTAGTTTTGAGACTCATCATAGTAGATCAGATATCGATGATGATGGTGGTGCAAAACCCAAAACTTTTGAACCATGTGATGAACATTATACAGACTATACTCCTTGCCAAGTTCAAAGCCGAGCAATGTTGTTTCCTAGAGAAAATATGAACTATCGAGAACGGCATTGTCCCCCGGAAGAAGAAAAACTTTACTGTCTGATACCAGCACCCAGAGGATATGTTGCTCCATTCCCATGGCCAAAAAGTCGGGACTTTGTCCCTTATGCAAACGTCCCCTATAAAAGTCTGACAGTTGAGAAAGCTGTCCAGAATTGGGTTCAATTTGAAGGCAATGTTTTTAGATTCCCTGGTGGTGGAACACAGTTTCCTCAAGGCGCAGACACATATATCAACCAACTTGCATCAGTTATTCCTATCAATAATGGGACAGTGAGAACTGCATTGGACACCGGTTGTGGG GTTGCAAGCTGGGGAGCTTACCTTCTTAAAAAGAATGTTCTAGCCATGTCATTTGCACCAAGAGACTCTCATGAGGCACAGGTGCAATTTGCTCTAGAAAGAGGTGTTCCTGCAATTATTGGTGTCCTTGGTACAATTAAACTTCCATACCCATCTAGATCCTTCGATATGGCTCACTGTTCAAGGTGCTTAATTCCTTGGGGAGCAAATG AGGGAATGTATATGATGGAGGTTGATCGAGTTCTTAGGCCAGGGGGATACTGGGTGCTTTCAGGCCCTCCAATAAATTGGAAGAACAACTACAAAGCATGGTTGCGAACACAGGAGGACCTTGAGGAAGAGCAGAAAAAGATAGAAGAGATTGCTGAGCTTCTTTGCTGGGAGAAGGTCTCTGAAAAAAATGAAATTGCAATATGGAGAAAGAGAACCAATACTGATTCATGTCCTCTGAGGCAAGATGAACCTCATATCAGAACTTGTGACGCTTCTTATGCGGATGATGTCTG GTACAAGAAGATGGAAGCATGCATTGTGCCTTTTCCGGAAGTTGACAATCCTGAAGAAGTTGCTGGTGGAGAATTAAAAGCATTTCCAGATAGACTGAATGCCTTGCCTCCTACAGTAGCTAGTGGTTCTGTTCCTGGTTTCTCAGCTGAGTCATTTCATGAAGACAACAGATTATGGAGGAAACATGTCAAAGCTTACAAAAGAATAAACAAGTATCTTGACACAGGAAGATATCGAAATATAATGGATATGAATGCAGGGTTCGGTAGTTTTGCAGCTGCAATTGAATCACCTAAATTATGGGTAATGAATGTGGTGCCCACAATTGCTGAGAAGTCTACACTACGCGTCATATATGAAAGAGGGATGATTGGCATATATCATGACTG GTGTGAAGCTTTCTCGACTTACCCAAGGACTTATGACCTTATCCATGCCCAAGGTCTTTTTAGCATGTACATGAACAA GTGCAAAATGGAAGATATTCTCCTAGAAATGGACCGAATCCTGAGGCCTGAAGGCGCTGTCATATTCCGAGATCAAGGTGATATCCTGGTGAAGGTGAAGAGGATGATTACTGGAATGAGATGGAAGACAAAGATGTCAGATCACGAGGATGGCCCTCTTTTGCAGGAAAAGATTTTGGTTGCAGTTAAGCAGTATTGGGTTGTCGACAATCCGAAAACACAGTGGGAGGGTGAGCCTGATCAATCGCCGGTAATTGAAAATAGCAATCCAAGCCGAGGGGTTGACCAACCCATTGAAGAACAAATGAGTTGA